A single Sphingomonas sp. IW22 DNA region contains:
- a CDS encoding beta-xylosidase, producing the protein MLKTAVAGLAAAFAAITPSSAQQATGAADSFPVEITVDAARTQGPVDPVWRFFGADEPNYATMKDGRTTLATLGALAPDRVYFRAHNLLTTGDGTPALKWGSTNIYTEDAEGRPVYDFTIVDRIFDTYRERGIRPYVEIGFMPEALSSKPRPYQHDFRPGSGSIRTGWAYPPTDYGKWEELVYQWVRHCVERYGRKEVATWYFQTWNEPNLPQYYWGGTKAEFFRLHDTAIAGVRRALPEARVGGPDIAGAGDTFLTDFMNHVKQAGTPTDFLSFHAKGSPSFIEGTDGEKGHVRMGLGAHLKAADHEFAQIERDPVFRTKPIIIGESDPEGCAACQGPANAYRNGTMYSSYTAASFARLQALAERRKLNLDGILSWSFEFEDQPYFAGFRQLTSAGIDLPVINVFKLFSKMSGQTIAATSDHQLPVERIMAEGVRGPADVGTVAARDGDRVSVLVWHYHDDDLAGPDAAVRLSLKGLSPALRRGARVTHYRVDRDHSNSYAAWLGMGSPLAPSDEQRAALIKAAELKTVAGEQRLSTTGNGATLAFRLPRQGVSLLMIEPGS; encoded by the coding sequence ATGCTGAAAACCGCCGTCGCCGGCCTTGCCGCCGCGTTCGCCGCCATCACGCCTTCATCGGCGCAGCAGGCGACGGGCGCCGCCGACAGTTTCCCGGTCGAAATCACCGTGGATGCCGCACGCACGCAGGGGCCGGTCGATCCCGTCTGGCGTTTCTTTGGCGCGGACGAACCCAATTATGCCACGATGAAGGATGGGCGCACGACGCTGGCCACGCTGGGTGCCCTCGCGCCCGACCGCGTCTATTTCCGCGCCCACAATCTGCTGACCACCGGCGACGGCACGCCCGCGCTGAAATGGGGTTCGACCAACATCTATACCGAGGATGCTGAGGGGCGCCCCGTCTACGACTTCACAATCGTCGACCGCATCTTCGATACCTATCGCGAACGCGGCATCCGACCCTATGTCGAAATCGGCTTCATGCCCGAAGCGCTGTCGTCAAAGCCACGGCCCTATCAGCATGATTTCCGCCCCGGCAGCGGCAGCATCCGCACCGGCTGGGCCTATCCCCCCACGGATTACGGCAAGTGGGAAGAACTGGTCTATCAATGGGTCCGCCACTGCGTCGAACGCTATGGCCGTAAAGAGGTCGCCACCTGGTATTTCCAGACGTGGAACGAACCCAATCTGCCGCAATATTATTGGGGCGGGACCAAGGCCGAGTTTTTCCGCCTGCACGATACCGCCATCGCCGGGGTGCGCCGCGCCCTGCCCGAAGCGCGGGTCGGCGGCCCCGACATTGCGGGCGCGGGCGACACGTTCCTGACCGACTTCATGAACCATGTGAAACAGGCGGGTACACCCACCGATTTCCTGTCCTTCCACGCAAAGGGGTCGCCCAGCTTCATCGAGGGGACCGACGGCGAAAAGGGGCATGTCCGCATGGGACTGGGCGCGCATCTGAAGGCCGCCGACCATGAATTCGCCCAGATCGAACGCGACCCGGTCTTCCGCACCAAACCGATCATCATCGGCGAATCCGATCCGGAAGGGTGCGCGGCGTGTCAAGGACCGGCCAATGCCTATCGCAACGGCACCATGTATTCGAGCTATACCGCCGCATCGTTCGCACGGTTGCAGGCGCTGGCCGAACGCCGCAAGCTGAACTTGGACGGCATCCTCAGCTGGTCGTTCGAGTTCGAGGATCAGCCCTATTTCGCCGGGTTTCGCCAGCTGACATCGGCGGGCATCGACCTGCCCGTCATCAACGTGTTCAAGCTGTTCTCGAAAATGAGTGGTCAGACGATCGCGGCAACTTCGGACCATCAGCTGCCGGTCGAACGCATCATGGCAGAGGGCGTGCGCGGCCCTGCCGATGTCGGCACCGTCGCCGCGCGCGACGGGGACCGGGTGAGCGTCCTGGTCTGGCATTATCACGACGACGATCTCGCCGGGCCCGACGCGGCGGTGCGCCTGTCGCTGAAGGGGCTTTCCCCCGCGCTGCGCCGGGGCGCGCGGGTCACCCATTACCGCGTCGATCGCGACCATTCGAACAGCTATGCCGCGTGGCTGGGCATGGGCTCCCCGCTCGCCCCCAGCGACGAGCAGCGCGCGGCGCTGATCAAGGCCGCCGAACTCAAGACGGTGGCGGGCGAACAGCGGCTGTCCACGACCGGCAACGGTGCAACGCTCGCGTTCCGCCTGCCGCGGCAGGGGGTGTCGCTGCTGATGATCGAGCCGGGCAGTTGA
- a CDS encoding serine hydrolase domain-containing protein yields MPIFVTRQANVDSNAARRWRRGAVLAGALALSGAAPAQQVADAPATPYARAIAAGYKAAMLCSGMFNAGRTQAQVERDELAGIYPDYQPLIAALPATIDRAAGRVSVTFDDKLPPRVSTYTAGQGCRSEPIGSTPAAGTAVPPVRGADPRAWPMGDAGIAPRPSRALSATIDRAFAGDFGAQAKTLGVVILRDGRVAGERYGEEWGPFVSNRTWSVAKSIAGTLTGMAVMDGAVATDTPARIAAWGQPGDPRAAIKLDQLLRMASGLHSDHAGNRTDAIYFGGTAMDEQATGWPLEAAPGSRFRYANNDTLLAVRSLREAMGVAAYQRFPQTRLFDPLGMGHTVAEQDWRGNFILSSQVWSTARDLARLGQLWLDDGMWQGKRLLPEGWVRYMTTPAGPQPAKGPGYGATLWLFGPEQGLPQGSFAAQGNRGQYIMVVPSKRLVVVRRGEDGVGQGFDIAAFTRAVIDTE; encoded by the coding sequence ATGCCGATATTTGTGACGCGTCAAGCCAATGTCGATTCGAACGCCGCCCGTCGGTGGCGCCGTGGTGCCGTGCTGGCGGGGGCACTGGCGCTGAGCGGCGCGGCCCCCGCGCAACAGGTGGCCGACGCGCCCGCCACGCCCTATGCCCGCGCTATCGCCGCCGGGTACAAGGCGGCGATGCTGTGCAGCGGCATGTTCAACGCAGGCCGGACCCAGGCACAGGTCGAGCGCGACGAACTGGCGGGCATCTATCCGGATTATCAGCCGCTGATCGCCGCCCTGCCCGCCACCATCGACCGGGCGGCGGGTCGGGTCAGCGTGACGTTCGACGACAAGCTGCCGCCGCGCGTCTCGACCTATACCGCCGGTCAGGGGTGCCGCAGCGAACCCATCGGCAGCACACCCGCTGCCGGCACCGCTGTCCCGCCCGTTCGCGGCGCCGATCCGCGCGCCTGGCCCATGGGCGACGCGGGCATCGCCCCGCGTCCGTCACGCGCGCTGTCGGCCACCATCGACCGCGCCTTTGCCGGGGATTTCGGCGCACAGGCCAAGACGCTCGGCGTCGTCATCCTGCGCGACGGGCGGGTTGCGGGTGAGCGCTATGGCGAGGAGTGGGGACCGTTCGTGTCGAACCGCACCTGGTCGGTGGCAAAGAGCATTGCCGGGACATTGACCGGCATGGCGGTGATGGACGGCGCCGTCGCCACCGACACCCCCGCACGCATTGCCGCATGGGGCCAGCCGGGCGACCCGCGCGCGGCGATCAAGCTCGACCAGTTGCTCCGCATGGCCAGCGGCCTGCACAGCGATCATGCGGGCAACCGCACCGACGCCATTTATTTCGGCGGCACCGCCATGGATGAGCAGGCAACCGGCTGGCCGCTTGAGGCCGCACCCGGCAGCCGCTTTCGCTATGCCAATAACGACACGCTGCTGGCGGTCCGATCCTTGCGGGAAGCGATGGGCGTTGCGGCTTATCAACGCTTTCCCCAAACGCGTCTGTTCGACCCGCTGGGCATGGGCCACACCGTCGCCGAACAGGATTGGCGCGGCAATTTCATCCTGTCGAGCCAGGTCTGGTCGACCGCGCGCGACCTTGCCCGGCTGGGGCAGCTGTGGCTGGACGACGGCATGTGGCAGGGCAAGCGCCTGCTGCCCGAAGGCTGGGTGCGATACATGACCACGCCCGCGGGGCCGCAACCCGCCAAGGGGCCGGGTTACGGTGCGACCCTGTGGCTGTTCGGCCCCGAACAGGGCCTGCCGCAGGGCAGCTTCGCCGCGCAGGGCAATCGCGGCCAGTATATCATGGTCGTGCCGTCGAAGCGGCTGGTGGTCGTGCGGCGCGGTGAGGACGGGGTCGGCCAAGGCTTCGACATCGCCGCCTTTACCCGCGCGGTGATCGACACCGAATGA